Genomic segment of Petrotoga sp. 9PW.55.5.1:
CGCTGCTATCAGGTGAATTAGTAACTGAACAGTGTCCAGGACCAGAAACACCTAATGATAAATCTTTTGAAAGAATCGGATTATCTTCGCTTTTGATCCACGGTCCCATTGGGTTGTCAGCCGTAGCATATCCTATTGCGTATTCTGGAGAAGCAAAATAATTAGCTGAATATAGTAGATAATAGATTCCATTTTCTTTTATAACGAAAGGACCTTCATTCCATTGCCAATCTTCTCCAATTCCTTCCCAATCTTGAGAAGGTTCAACAACTAAAATAGGATCTCCCTCTAAAGTTAAAAGATCTTTGGACATTTTTTGAACATAGATCTGACTTATATGCTTTCCATCAATAATATTTTCTGAGCAATCTCTAACGTAAAATAAATATGGAGTTCCATCTGAATCGATAAAAATATGTCCATCGATATTTGAAAAACCCTTATCAAATAAAGGAGCTTTAATGTTTAAAAAAGGTCCTATCGGAGATGAACTTTCAGCAAGGGCTATTTTTAAGTGCCCGTCAGAAGCTCGAGCACTATATATCATATAATATTTATTTTTATAGCTAACAACTTCTGGTGCCCAAAAATCACCTTGTCCCCATTCATTTCCTTCTTCAAACTTACTAAAAGCAAAACCTTTTTCCTCCCAATTGACCAAATCGTTTGATTCCCATACTTTAAATCCCATATTTGCAACTGATGTACCATAAAGATAGTAAGTGTCTTCTACTTTCAATACATAAGGATCAGCTACAAAAACTTTTAAAGGATTAGTGTAGGTAGAATCAGGATATGAATCAGTGCCAATATGATTATTACCGTAAATAAACAACGAAAATAAACTTA
This window contains:
- a CDS encoding glycoside hydrolase family 43 protein gives rise to the protein MKTLFLIILSLFSLFIYGNNHIGTDSYPDSTYTNPLKVFVADPYVLKVEDTYYLYGTSVANMGFKVWESNDLVNWEEKGFAFSKFEEGNEWGQGDFWAPEVVSYKNKYYMIYSARASDGHLKIALAESSSPIGPFLNIKAPLFDKGFSNIDGHIFIDSDGTPYLFYVRDCSENIIDGKHISQIYVQKMSKDLLTLEGDPILVVEPSQDWEGIGEDWQWNEGPFVIKENGIYYLLYSANYFASPEYAIGYATADNPMGPWIKSEDNPILSKDLSLGVSGPGHCSVTNSPDSSELFIVYHSHAFPKSPSGIRVLNIDRIYFNENGELRIKGPTRTPQPFPY